The DNA region GTCTTCGGCTGGGTGCTCGCCTGCCACCAGATCGGCGCGGCCGTGGTGGCCGGACTGGCCGGCCTCGCCCGGGACGCGCTCGGCGACTACGACCTCGCCTGGTACGCCGCCGGCGGGCTCTGCGCGGTCGCCGTCGTGCTCTGCCTGGCGCTGCGGAAGGCCGGACCGGAACGGCTCGCTCCGGCCCTGTCGTGAGGGACGGCTAGGCTCCGAGGCCATGGCGCCCACCTCCACCCTCGACTTCACCCTCGACCCCGGTCTCGACCCCGGCCTGCGCGCCGAGATCACCCGGCTGTGGACCGACGCCAGCAACGCCGGCGGTGCGGTGGGCTTCGTCGCACCGGTCACCGAGGACGAGGTCCGGGTCACCGCGGAGAAGCAGTTCGCCGGGATCGCGCCGGCCGGGCCGGACCGCCTGCTGGTCGCCCGGGAGGGCGGCACGGGCCGGCTGGCCGGCCTGCTGGTCTTCGAGTCGGTGCGCTTCGCGCCGATGGACCACTGGCGGGTGCTCTCCCGGGTGATGGTCCACCCCGAACTCCAGGGGCGCGGCTACGGCGCGGCACTGCTGGCCGAGGCCGAACGGACCGCCCGGGACTGGGGCCTGGCGGGCCTGCGGCTGTACGTGCGCGGCGGGCTCGGCCTGGAGGAGTTCTACGGGCGCAGCGGCTACGTCGAGGTCGGCCGGGTCCCCGGGACCATCCGGGTCGCGCCCGGGGACGACCGCGACGACGTCACCATGTGGCTCGACCTGCGCTGACCGGGACCCCCGCCGGAACGCCTCCGGGCGGGGGGACGGCGGACCCGTTCCCCGCCGGCCCGTCCGGGCATGCTTCACTGGGAGACCGGCCAGCCCCGCGCAGAGAAGGACGTGTCCCCGGTGAGCAGCAATGTGAGCAAGAAGTCGCACGCCACGCTCCGCTACACCTCCATGCGGGTCTCCATCTTCCTCGGCTGCCTGCTGGTCGCCCTGCTGCTGGGGCACTTCCAGGTGATCCCGGTCAAGGGCCAGTCGGGCATGGTCTTCCTGTTCCTGCTGGCCGCGGTCGTCTCGGCGCCGCTCAGCTACGTGCTGCTGCACCGGCAGCGCGACGAGATGTCCGCCGAGATCTCCGGCCGGGTGGACGGCATCCGCTCGCGGACGTCCCAGCGGATCGCCGCGCAGAACGCCGAGGAGGACGCCGCGGACGACGCCGCCCGCTCGGCCGCCCCCTCCGCCTCGGCCTCCCCCGCGCAGAGCTGACCCGCGCCGCCGCCGTGCCCCGTTCCAGCTCCGCCGAGCCCGGCGACGCCGACACCGGTGCCGCCGTGCCCGAGGATCGTGCTCCCGGTGCCGGTGCCGGTGCCGGCGCCGGTGCTGCCGGTGACGCGGTACCGCGGCGGCAGCCGGACGATCCGGCCCCGGGGGCCGGAGCACCGGAACCCGCGGCCGACGGCGCCGGGCCCGCGGCCGGGACCTGGCCGGCCCCCGTCCGACGGCCCACCGGGCGGGACGTGGCACGCCTCGCCGGGGTCTCCCAGGCCACCGTCTCGCTGGTGTTCTCCGGCTCCGAAGCCGGCCGCCGGGTCTCCGGCGCCACCCGGGAACGGGTCCGCGAGGCCGCCCGCAGCCTCGGCTACCGCCCGCAGGCCGCCGGGCGCCAGCTGCGCCTGGGCCGCAGCGGCATGATCCTGCTGGCCGTGCCGAACATCCTCGGGCCGTTCTTCGGGCGGGTACTGGAGGGCGTCCACGAGGAGGCGGGCCGGCACGGACTGGCCGTCGTGGTGAGCTCCGGGTGGGGGAGCGCGACCCTCGCCGAGGCCGCCACCACCAGCCGGTTCGACGGTCTGCTGATCTGCTCCCCGGACGACAGCCAGCTCGGCGAACTGCCCGCCGACACCCCCGCCGTCTTCCTGGACGCCGACCCGGGCACCGACCGGGCCCGTCCGACCATCGAGCTGGACGTGGCGGGCGGCATGCGGGCCGCCGTCGAGCACCTGGCCGCACTCGGCCACCGCCGGATCGGCCGGCTCCGCTCCACCCACTCCGCCTACACGTTCCGGATCCGCCAGGCCGCGTTCGAGGAGGCCGTCCGCTCGTTCGGCCTGGACGTGCTCGAACTCGGCGTCAGCCTGAACGAGGGGCAGTCCGCCGCGCGGGTCGCCGCCCACCGGCTGCTGGAGCACCCGGCCCGCCCGCAGGCGGTGATCTGCGACGACGACGTGGTCGCCTCCGGCGTCTACCAGGCCGCCGCCGAACTCGGCCTGCGGGTGCCCGCCGACCTCTCGGTGGTCGGGATCGACAACGTCCCGGTGGCCGCGCTGCTCGCCCCGCCGCTGACCACCGTCGACCTGCCGGGCGAGGAGCTGGGACGGGCCGGTGTCGCGGCGCTGGCCGGGCTGCTCCGCGGTGAGCCGGTCGCACCGGTGGCCCCGCTCGCCACCGCGCTGGTGCTGCGTTCGTCCACCGCGCCCGGTCGGGCGGCCTGACCGGCGGCACGGCTGCTGCGCCCGGCACGCCCGGCGCACCCGCGCCACCCGCGCCGACTCCCGGGTCCGGCGCACCCGCCGGGCCAGGACCGGTGCGGGTCGGCCCGCCACCGCTCTCGACACCGGCCGCACGAAGACGTGCGTGAGTGACTGCGCCCGCCGGCCAGACCACCGGCCCGACGGGCGCAGCCACGTTCTCGGGGTGGGCTCAGCCCACCGGTACCGGTGCGGCGGGCGCCGCCTCGGCGGGCACCGGCCGGTCGGCCGTCGTCGCGGCGGCGGCCGGCCGGATCCAGCGGCGCGCGCCGAACAGCAGCAGCCCGCCCAGGCCGATCCCGCCCGCCGCGCAGAGCGCCACCGAACGCAGCGACCCCTCGGCGAGGTGGCCGGAGACCGCGTAGCCGAGCGAGTTGCCGGTCGCGAAGAGCGTGACCAGCCAGGCGAAGGCCTCGGTCACGGTGCCGACCGGGGCCAGCTCGGCGACCAGGACGAACGCCGCCGCCAGCAGCGGGGCCAGCGCGATCCCGGAGAGGAACGCCAGTCCGGCCATCGCGGCCGGCCCCGGGACCAGCAGCAGCGGGAGGTAGGAGACGGCCATGCCGAGCGCCATCAGCCAGGTGCGGGTGGCGGTGGTGCTGCGCCACTTCACGGCGCCGTAGGCGAGCGCACCGAGCAGTCCGCCGAGCGCGGCCAGCGCCAGCAGGGTGCCCGCGCCGCCCGGCAGCCCGTCCGCTCCGTGGGCCTCCGCGTAGGCGATGAAGAGCACGTTCTGCGCGCCGACCGCCCAGCCGGCGCCGGCCAGGCCGACCAGCAGCAGCACCAGTCCGGGGGAGCGGAGCGGCCCGAGCAGGCCCGCCGAGTGCTCGCGCGGCGGGGCCTGCCAGGAGCGGGCCGGTCCGGTGGTGGCCACGACCAGGGCTCCGAGCAGTCCCAGCCCGGCCGCCACCCAGAGCGCCGCGACCGGGCTGAACGCGCCCGCGATCCCGGCCACGGCGAGCGGACCGGCGACGTAGAGGATCTGCTGGGACGCCGAGTCGAAGGCGTACGCGGTGTCGAGCTGCTCCTCCTCGACCACGTCGGGCCAGAGCGAACGCAGGCAGGGTTCCAGCGGCGGCATGGCGAGGCCGGCGATCGCGGCACCGATCGGCGCGGCGATCGCGGAGCCGGGAGCCAGCGCGAGCAGCGTGTACCCGCCGCCGGCGACCACGGCGGAGGCGAGCAGGACGCGCGGCTGCCCCGTCCGGTCCACGATCCGGCCGAGCACCGGCCCGCCGACCGCCGCGGCGATCGCGTACGCGGCGGTGGCCAGCCCGATCCGGCTGTACGGCGCGCCGGCGTCGCGCAGGGCGAGTGCGATCACCAGGGCGGTCATACCGGCCGGGAGGCGGCCGAGCAGGGTGCCGAAGAGCAGTCGGCCGACGTGCGGGGCGCGGAGCAGGGCGAGGTAGCCCATGGGCGGGGTTCTCCGGTCTGGGCGGCTGGGGGCGTGCGGGGGCGCCATCCAAGTTATACGTATAACCACCGAGCGGTCAATCGGGGCCGCGAGTCGATCTGATGGTGTGTCAGCTTCGTTCGTGTCCGGACTCCGTCGGGGCGCGGAGGCGAGGGGTGTCCGGAACTCAAACAACTACTTTGAACATCTCAAACCTTTACTGCTAACGTATCGGCCATGACCACCTCAGACGCACTCCGGATGCACGGCCTGGGCTCGCAGCCCCGCGCCGCCCGCGAGTGCTGTCTGCCCGGTGCTGTGGACAGCCCGCGCCGTTGTCGCGCGATGAGCTGTATTCCGGCGGCACGCCCCTGACCGGGGCCGGACCTCCCCTCCCGGCCCTCGCGCCGTGTCGCCTTCCCCGCCCCGCCTCACCGTCAGCAACGCCTCCCCCGGAGCCGCACCGTCATGTCCACAGCGCCCGAGGCGACCTCGTCGCCGTCCGTGCTCGCCAGAATCCGCAAGACCCCCTTCTGGGTCCAGATCGTCGCCGGCCTCGTGCTCGGCATCGGCCTCGGCTACCTGGCCCGCGCGGCCGACATCTCCTGGCTGGCCACCACCCTGGAGACCATCGGCAAGATCTTCGTCCAGCTGCTGAAGCTGGCCGTCCCCCCGCTGGTCTTCACCGCGATCCTGGTGAGCGTCGCCAACCTGCGCAACGTCACCAACGCGGCCCGGCTGGCCGTCCGCACGCTGCTCTGGTTCCTGATCACCTCGCTGATCGCGGTGGCCATCGGCCTCGGCCTCGGCCTGCTGACCAACCCCGGTGAGGGCACCAACCTCAAGACCGAGGGCCTCAAGGCGCCGAAGTCCACCGGCAGCTGGATCGACTTCCTGACCGGGATCTTCCCGACCAACATCGTCACCGCGTTCACCGAGGTCGAGGTTCTGCAGATCGTCTTCCTGGCGGTCGTGGCCGGTGCGGCGATCCTCAAGCTCGGCGCCAAGGCCGAGCCGGTGCTCAAGCTCAGCGAGTCCGTCCTGGAGCTCGTCCAGACCGCCCTGTGGTGGGTCATCCGGCTCTCGCCGCTCGGCACCCTCGGCCTGATCGGCAAGTCCGTCGCCAAGTACGGCTGGGACCTGCTGAAGCCCTTCACCGCCCTGACCGTCGACATCTACGTCGGTTGCGCGCTGGTGCTGTTCGTCGTCTACTCCCTGCTGCTGAAGTTCGCCGCGGGCCTCAACCCGCTCAACTTCTTCAAGGGTGCCTGGCCCGCGATCCAGCTGGCCTTCGTCTCCCGCTCCTCGGTCGGCACCCTGCCGGTCACCCGCCGGGTCACCGAGCGCCTCGGCGTGCCGAGCGAGTACGCCTCGTTCGCGGTGCCGTTCGGCGCCACCACCAAGATGGACGGCTGCGCCGCGATCTACCCGTCGCTGGCCGCGATCTTCGTCGCCCAGGTGTACGGCATCGACCTCGGCATCAAGGACTACCTGCTGATCGCCTTCGTCTCGGTCATCGGTTCGGCCGCCACGGCCGGTCTGACCGGCGCGATCGTGATGCTGACCCTGACGCTGTCGACGCTGGGCCTCCCGCTGGAGGGCGTCGGCCTGCTGCTGGCCATCGACCCGATCCTCGACATGATCCGCACCGCGACCAACGTCGCCGGCCAGGCCCTCGTGCCGATCGTGGTCGCCGCCCGCGAGAAGACCCTCGACCTGGCGGCGTACAACAACCCCACCGGCGACCTCTACGCGGACGCCCCCGCGGCCGTCGTCCCGGCCCAGGCCGGTGCGAAGGCCCCGGCCACGGCCTGACACCGGTCCCGCGCGAAGGGCCCCCTCCCCCGTCCTCGGGGAGGGGGCCCTTCCGCGTTCGCCGGGCGGGCGGCGGGGGCGGTGCCGGCCCGTCCGCGGGCTGCGCGGCACGCTGCTGGTGGCGGCGCCGGGGCGCTGCCCCGCGCTGGTCCCGCTCGCCTGCTCCCCGCTCGCCTGCTCCCCGCTCCCGGCTCCCTGCTCCCGGCTCCCCGCTCCCGGCTCCCCGCTCCCGGCTCCCCGCTCCCGGCTCCCGGCTCGGGCGGATCGGGCGGGAGCTGCCGGCGGAGGCGTGACGGGGAGGTCGCGCGGAGGGCTCCGCGGCGGCGCCGGACGAGGCAGGGGGCCCACCGGAAACGGCAGGCCCCCTTGGGTGTTGCTCTTGTGCTCACGGTGACGGCCGGCGGCCGTCGGCGGACCCGAGGGGGTCCCGAGCGATCAGGACATCATGAGGATGGTCAGATAACGGTGACGTTCTCCGCCTGCGGGCCCTTCGGACCCTGGGTGACGTCGAAGCTGACCGCCTGGTTCTCCTCCAGCGAGCGGAAACCGCTCGCGTTGATGGCGGAGTAGTGGACGAAGACGTCGGGGCCGCCGCCCTCCTGGGCGATGAAGCCGAAGCCCTTCTCAGCGTTGAACCACTTGACGGTTCCCTGAGCCATGCCGTTCTCCTTGCGAGGGACGTGTCGGGGACCACACCGTGTGGCGCCCGGTCCGCTGCGCTGATCGCCCTGCCTCCGGACGGGTCCGGAGTTTTTCGATATTGCTGAAAAACTACAAAAAGCCTGCGGTTACATGCTCCGCAGGCTTCAAGTACTGCAAGGGGAATCAAACTGCAACTGAGGGCAACGCTAGCATGCGACTGCTGTGACGACCAGGGGTGACTTGCGGGCCGGACGGCACGTGTCGCAAGGCCGTTCCGGCGGCCTGCACGGCTCGTTGGGGAGATCGGCGCGTCGCGTCGGGCCGCTCCCGCGAGGGCCGTGGCGCCGGTCCCCGCGGTCCGTCGCGGCCCTGCCGCAGCGCTCCCGCGGCGTGTCCGGCGGCGCTCCTGCGGTGTGTCCGGCGATGCGGCCCCGCGGTGGTCCGTGCGGTGGTCCGCGGGGGGAGGGCCGGGACGGCGCGAGCGCGTGTCGGAAGGCCGGTGCCGGACTACCGCAACGTCGGGCATACCCTGCGGGGGAAGCGCACGAACAGCAAGGGAGCGGCGCAGTGGCAGCACCGGATGCGGGAACGCTGGACGCCGGGGAGAACACCGTCCCGGTCCGGCCGCGGGTCGGGCACATTCAGTTCCTGAACTGCGTGCCCCTCTACTGGGGACTGGCCAGGACCGGCAACCTGCTCGACCTGGACCTCACCAAGGACACCCCGGAGAAGCTCAGCGACCAACTGGTCGGCGGCTCCCTCGACATCGGGCCGATCACCTGCGTGGAGTACCTCCGGCACGCGGACGAGCTGCTGGTGATGCCCGACATCGCGGTCGGCAGCGACGGCCCCGTGATGTCCTGCGTGATCGTCAGCAAGGTGCCGCTGGCCGAACTGGACGGCCGGAGGGTCGCCCTCGGCTCCACCAGCCGGACCTCGGTACGGCTCGCCCGGCTGCTGCTGGAGGAGCGGGAGGGCGTGCGCCCGGAGTACTTCAGCTGCCCGCCCGACCTGGACGCCATGCTCGCGGAGGCCGACGCGGCCGTCCTGATCGGCGACCCGGCGCTCCGCGCCTACCTCGGCCAGGCCGCCGCGCAGGGACTGGCGGTCCACGACCTCGGCGAGATGTGGAAGGAGTGGACCGGCCTGCCGTTCGTCTTCGCGGTCTGGGCCGCCCGCCGCGACTTCGCCGAGCGCCGGCCGGAGCTGACCGCGGCGGTGCACCGGGCCTTCCTGGAGTCCCGGGACCTCTCGCTGGTGGAGGCCCGCGAGGTCGCCGCGCACGCGGCCCGCTGGGAGGCGTTCGACGCGGGTGTGCTGGAGCGGTACTTCAGCGAGGCGCTGGACTTCTCGCTCGGCGAGCGGCAGCTGGCCGGGCTGGCCGAGTTCGCCCGCCGGGTCGCGCCCGACAGCGGCTTCGCGCCGGACGTGGCGGTGCGGCTGCTGGAACCGGCGCCCGTCGTGGCCTGACGCCGTCGGGGCCGGACCCTCCCGGGGCCTGGCGCCGGGACGGACCGGTCCCGCAGGCGTCAGGCGGCAGGCATCCGGCGTCAGGCGTCAGGCGTCACGCGTCCGAGGATCTCCGGCGTCCGGCGATGTCCGGCGTCCGGCGCGTCCTGACCGTGGACCGGAAGGGGCGGGCCGCGTGATGTGGCCCGCCGCGGTTCCCCGCCCGGTAGCGTCTGCACCCGGAATCCGTGCCCCGGAGGCGGGGCCGTGCGGCGACGGGAGCGTGCGGGGGATGCAGGCACTGGGATCGGACGATCCGCGCCGGGTGGGCGCCTACCGGCTGCTGCGGCGGCTCGGCGCGGGCGGCATGGGCCGGGTCTACCTCGGGCGGACCGCGGGCGGCCGCACGGTCGCGGTCAAGGTGGTGCGCGGGGAGCTGGCCGAGGACGCCGAGTTCCGCGCCCGGTTCCGGCAGGAGGTGGACGCCGCCCGCCGGGTCGGCGGCTCCTGGACGGCACCGGTCCTGGACGCCGACACCGAGGGCGAACACCCCTGGGTGGCCACCGGCTACGTCGCCGGCCCCGCGCTCGGCGCCGCCGTCACGGAGCACGGGCCGCTCTCCGAACCGGCCGTCCGGACCCTCGGCGCCGGTCTGGCGGAGGCGCTCGACCACGTCCACGGCCTCGGGCTGGTCCACCGCGACGTCAAACCGTCCAACGTGCTGCTCACCCTCGACGGCCCGCGGCTGATCGACTTCGGCATCGCCCGGGCGCTGGACGCCGCCAGCGGGCTCACCCAGTCCGGCTACGTGGTCGGCTCACCCGGCTTCATGTCGCCCGAACAGGCGAACGGGCAGCTCGCCGGTGCGCCCAGCGACGTCTTCTCGCTCGGCGCCGTGCTCGGCTACGCCGCGACCGGGGCGCACCCCTTCGGCGAGGGCGTGAGCGCCGCCGTCCTCCTCTACCGGGTGGTGCACGAGGAGCCGGACCTCTCCGGTCTCGCCGAGGGTCCGTTGCGCTCGACCGTGCTCGCCTGCCTGGCCAAGGACCCGGCGGCCCGGCCGACACCGCGGGAGCTGCGCGCCCGGTTGGATCCGGACGGCTCGGCCTTCGCCCGGCTGGGACAGGGCGGCTGGCTGCCGCCGGCGCTGGCCGCGGCGGTCGGACGGAGCGCGGTGCAGCTGCTCGACCTGGAGGCGGAGGAGTCGTCGTTCGTGACCGCGCCGGGGGCGGACCGGACACCGACCTTCGTCCCCGGGCCCGGTCCGGGTGCCGGAGCGGGGCCGGGTGCCGGAGCGGAGCGGGGCGCGGGTGCCGGGGAGGTGCCGACGGGCGGGGCGGGACCCCGGCGCCGGTACGGGGCCGCGCTCGTCGCGGGCGCGCTGCTGCTGGTGGCGGCCTGCGGGTACGGCGCCTTCCAGCTCTGGGGGAAGGGGGACCCGCCGGCCTCCGTCACGGGTGCGGGCACGGGGACTGCGACTGCGATCGGGACCGGGGCTGCGACCGGGACGGGGACTGCGACCGGGACGGGCTCGGGTTCGGGATCGCCGAGTGGCCCGGCCGTCGGGGGCGCGACCCGGCCGCCGCCGTCGAGCACGTCCGGCGGGCCCTCGCGCGGGGCGACGCCGACGGGCGCGGCCACACCGTCCGGCAGTGCCTCCGCGAGCGGTGCCCCGGCCGGCGGGCCGAGCGTCGTCCCGGAACCCTTCCTCGGTACCTGGCGCGGCGAGATGGCCACCCAGAAGGGGGTGCCCGCCGGTACGACCACCGTGGTCGTCGGGAAGGCGGCGCTCGGTCAGGAGGCCACCACCAGCCGAAACGAGCTCACCGGCCTGCTCTCGGTCAGCTGCGAGGGCGCCTGGACGCTCACCTCGGCCGAGCCGGAGAAGCTGGTGTTCACCTCCCGGCTGGTCCGCTCCTCGCTGCCCGGCGCGTGCACCGGCGGCTCCTACTCCGAGACGCTGACCCTGCAGAAGGACGGCACGGTCCTCTTCACCTCGGCCGACCCGAAGGCCGGAAACCCCTCCGGGACGCTGCGGCGGGCGGGCTGACGCGGGGGAGCGGAGGCGCTGGCGTAGGCTGAACCGGATGCAGCCCGGTGTCGCGGCCCGGCGGTTCGGTCCGCCGCTGCGACCCGACGGTGCAGCCCGGGACCGTGCCCGTCCGGCAGCGCCCGCAAGACCAGCAGTACCCGAGAGAGAGAAGGCCGTCAGGTGTCCGAGCTCGCAGCGACCACCCTCGATGCGCCCAGCACCGACCTGCAGGCCGTGCTCGACCGGGCGGCCGGCGGCGGCCGGATCAGCCCGGAGGAGGCGCTGGAGCTCTACCGCTCGGCCCCGCTGCACGCGCTCGGCTCCGCCGCCGACGCGGTGCGCCGCCGCCGCTACGCCGGCACCGAGCACATCGCGACGTACATCATCGAGCGCAACATCAACTACACCAACGTCTGTGTGACGGCGTGCAAGTTCTGCGCCTTCTACGTGGCGCCGAAGAGCACCAAGGGCTGGTCCCGCGACCTCGACGAGATCCTGCGCCGCTGCGCGGAGACGGTCGAGCTGGGCGGCACCCAGATCATGTTCCAGGGCGGCCACCACCCGGACTACGGCGTCGAGTACTACGAGACCGCCTTCTCGGCGATCAAGGCGGACTTCCCGCAGCTGGTGATCCACTCGCTGGGCGCGTCCGAGGTCGACCACATGGCCCGGATCTCCGGCGTCTCGGTCGAGGAGGCCATCACCCGGATCCACAAGGCGGGCCTCGACTCCTTCGCCGGCGCCGGCGCCGAACTGCTGCCGGAGCGCCCGCGCAAGGCGATCGCCCCGCTCAAGGAGTCCGGCGAGCGCTGGCTGGAGATCATGGAGACCGCCCACGGCCTGGGCGTCGAATCCACCTCCACCATGCTGATGGGCACCGGCGAGCCCAACGCCGAGCGGATCGAGCACCTGCGGATGATCCGTGAGGTGCAGGACCGCACCGGCGGGTTCCGCGCCTTCATCCCCTACACCTACCAGCCCCAGAACAACCACCTGAAGGGGTCGACCCAGGCGACCGTCTTCGAGTACCTGCGGATGATCGCCATCGCCCGCCTCTTCCTGGACAACGTGGCCCACATCCAGGGCTCCTGGCTCACCACGGGCAAGGAGGCCGGCCAGCTGTCGCTCCACTACGGCGCGGACGACCTGGGCTCGGTCATGCTGGAGGAGAACGTGGTCTCGGCGGCCGGCGCCAAGCACCGGTCCAACCTCACCGAGCTGATCCACCTGATCCGGGCCGCCGACCGCGTCCCCGCCCAGCGCTCGACCACCTACGAGCACCTGCGGGTGCTGGACGACCCGGCGAACGACCCGGTCGACCCGCGGGTCGCCTCGCACATCGCCTCCACCGCGATCGAGGGCGGTACGGCGCACCCCGAGCTGAAGATCCTCGACAACGGCTGAGCGCGCCCACCGTCGTGCTGACCCTGCACCGGGCGGCCCGTGTGCTGCCCGATCCGGCCGATCCCACCGCCCCGTCCCACGCCGACGGGGCGGTGCTCGTGCGCGGCGGGCTGATCGCCGCCGTCGGCCCGTACGCCGGGCTGGCGGCGGATCACCCGGCGGCGCGGGTGCGGGACTGGGGCGACGGGCTGCTCGCGCCCGGCCTCCGCAACCCCCACGGGCACTGGCTGCTGGAGTGCGCGTACCACCCGGACCCGCGCGAGGAGATCGGGGACGAGCCGGTGCCCGGGGGCCTCGGGGGCCTCGGGGGGCTCGGGGAGCCGGCCGACGAGGCGCGGTGCGGCGCGAGCGCCCGGCGCGGGCTGCAGCGGATGCTCGGGTTCGGGGTGACGGCGGTGACCGGGCCGTTCGAACGGGCCTCGGTGCGGACGGCCGTCGCGCGGTCGGGGCTGAGCGTGCCGGGTGGACCGGGTGGACCGGGTGAGCTGGGTGAGCTGGGTGGCGTCGGCGGCGACGGTGGTCACGGCGGCTCCGGTGCGGCGGGGATCGGCGAGGGGCCGTTGGACCCGCTCCTGGTGCTTCCGTTCGCCGAGGCCGTGTACGGCCGGCTGGGCGTCGGGGGCCGGGCGGACTTCGCCGTCTTCGAGCCCGGCCCGGACGGGCCGCGGGCCGGTGGCTGCCGGGCCACGGTGCTGGCCGGGCGGCTCGTGTTCCGCCGACGCTGACGCGGAGGGCCGGGGCGGGTGAGGGCGGGGGTCGGGGCCGGTGAGAGCGGGGGCCGGGGCCGGCCGCCGAGATCGACGCGGCGCCGATGTCCCCGTGCTACTCATTGGTAGTCCTACCGTCATACTGCTGCTTTCCGCTGGGCGGCGGTACTCCCGTGCGGTGCAGGGGACTTGCTTCGTGTGCCGTCGAACTGTGCGGGCGGCCGGGTCGCCTGATTCACCCTTCGCCGTGACCTGAGGGCCCGCCAGCGGATAGCATCCGGCTCAGCTCAGTCCGTACCCTCACCACACTCCCGCCCGGGTCCTCCGGGTGGCGGGGCCCCGCCCGAGGTCCCGAACGCAAGCCAGGACAGGAACCATGCGATCCGCGACCGTCCCCCCGCCGCGCTTCCCGCGGTTGGGCCGTGGCTGGTACCTCACCGCCGTGCTCAGTGCCGTGCTGGCCGTCGGCATGTGCCTGCTGGGCTGGCGTCAGGCCGAGCAGGCCGACCGGATCGGCGCGCACCCGGTGAGAGTCGAGGGCACCGTCACCCAGCTCGCCGCCGGCGGCGGCTCCTACAGCACCGTCAGCTACCGGGCCGTCGGCCAGCAGCACACCGCGGCCGCGCTGCCGCTCGCCGACGGCGTGAAGGTCGGCGACACGGTCTGCCTGGAGCACGCGGCCGACGACGCGGGCGCGGTCCGGGTCTGCGGCGACACCTACCCCCAGCCGTTCGGCGTCGGGCTGGCCCGGTTCAGCGTGCCGGTGGCGATCGTGCTCCTCGTCGTCTGCCTGATGAGGATCCGGCGGCACCGGCGGGACGTGGCCGTCCGGAGCGGGCAGAACCGGATCGCCACCACCGTGGCCCTGGCGACCGGCGCGCTGGCCGAAGGAATGCCGGCGATAACGCACGGCAAGCGCTCGCGTCGCAAGCGCCGCTCGGCCGGGCGGCGCGGCCTGCACTGACGCGCCGCCCGCGCCGGGACGCGGCACGGGCGGACGCCCGCGCACCGGGACTCCGCCGCGCGGGCCCCGGCCTCCGCCTCCGCGGGGGAGGGCCCGGCCCGCACCGCCCGGATCGCCTCGGACGTGCCCCCTTGCCCGGATCGTCGGGCCCAGGGTGAACAATGGGGTCGTGACCCGAGCCTCCCTGGACAAGCAGCCGCACGAAGTCGCCGCCATGTTCGACGACGTCGCGGCCAAGTACGACCGCACCAACGACGTGCTCTCCCTCGGCCAGGCCCGTGCCTGGCGCCGGGCGGTGGCCGAGGCGGTGGCCGCCGGACCGGGGGACCTCGTACTCGACCTCGGCGCCGGCACCGGCACCTCCTCGCTGCCCTTCCTGGAGGCGGGCGCGCAGGTC from Kitasatospora sp. NBC_00458 includes:
- the mqnC gene encoding cyclic dehypoxanthinyl futalosine synthase — translated: MSELAATTLDAPSTDLQAVLDRAAGGGRISPEEALELYRSAPLHALGSAADAVRRRRYAGTEHIATYIIERNINYTNVCVTACKFCAFYVAPKSTKGWSRDLDEILRRCAETVELGGTQIMFQGGHHPDYGVEYYETAFSAIKADFPQLVIHSLGASEVDHMARISGVSVEEAITRIHKAGLDSFAGAGAELLPERPRKAIAPLKESGERWLEIMETAHGLGVESTSTMLMGTGEPNAERIEHLRMIREVQDRTGGFRAFIPYTYQPQNNHLKGSTQATVFEYLRMIAIARLFLDNVAHIQGSWLTTGKEAGQLSLHYGADDLGSVMLEENVVSAAGAKHRSNLTELIHLIRAADRVPAQRSTTYEHLRVLDDPANDPVDPRVASHIASTAIEGGTAHPELKILDNG
- a CDS encoding amidohydrolase family protein, with product MLTLHRAARVLPDPADPTAPSHADGAVLVRGGLIAAVGPYAGLAADHPAARVRDWGDGLLAPGLRNPHGHWLLECAYHPDPREEIGDEPVPGGLGGLGGLGEPADEARCGASARRGLQRMLGFGVTAVTGPFERASVRTAVARSGLSVPGGPGGPGELGELGGVGGDGGHGGSGAAGIGEGPLDPLLVLPFAEAVYGRLGVGGRADFAVFEPGPDGPRAGGCRATVLAGRLVFRRR
- a CDS encoding serine/threonine-protein kinase, translated to MQALGSDDPRRVGAYRLLRRLGAGGMGRVYLGRTAGGRTVAVKVVRGELAEDAEFRARFRQEVDAARRVGGSWTAPVLDADTEGEHPWVATGYVAGPALGAAVTEHGPLSEPAVRTLGAGLAEALDHVHGLGLVHRDVKPSNVLLTLDGPRLIDFGIARALDAASGLTQSGYVVGSPGFMSPEQANGQLAGAPSDVFSLGAVLGYAATGAHPFGEGVSAAVLLYRVVHEEPDLSGLAEGPLRSTVLACLAKDPAARPTPRELRARLDPDGSAFARLGQGGWLPPALAAAVGRSAVQLLDLEAEESSFVTAPGADRTPTFVPGPGPGAGAGPGAGAERGAGAGEVPTGGAGPRRRYGAALVAGALLLVAACGYGAFQLWGKGDPPASVTGAGTGTATAIGTGAATGTGTATGTGSGSGSPSGPAVGGATRPPPSSTSGGPSRGATPTGAATPSGSASASGAPAGGPSVVPEPFLGTWRGEMATQKGVPAGTTTVVVGKAALGQEATTSRNELTGLLSVSCEGAWTLTSAEPEKLVFTSRLVRSSLPGACTGGSYSETLTLQKDGTVLFTSADPKAGNPSGTLRRAG